A genome region from Fervidobacterium changbaicum includes the following:
- a CDS encoding type II secretion system protein, whose protein sequence is MRKGFTLIELLIVLAVIAALMAVATPLALNAVKNAKASQVAQNFRNIKTAYENWFNTEKPTTIGNMTLQQLKDNGYLSSVPTGFNNTLTVADKGNGVYEVTIEYTAGDVDKNVLKKTLQDVDTTGDNPKLTFQVQKWW, encoded by the coding sequence ATGAGAAAAGGTTTTACGTTGATTGAACTTTTGATCGTCCTTGCGGTTATCGCGGCACTCATGGCGGTTGCAACACCACTTGCGTTGAACGCTGTAAAGAACGCAAAGGCAAGTCAGGTTGCGCAGAACTTCAGAAACATCAAGACGGCATATGAAAATTGGTTCAACACGGAAAAGCCAACCACGATTGGAAATATGACTTTGCAACAACTCAAAGATAATGGATATCTCAGCAGTGTTCCAACAGGTTTTAATAATACTTTGACAGTAGCAGATAAAGGAAATGGAGTATACGAGGTGACAATTGAATATACAGCGGGAGATGTTGACAAAAACGTGTTAAAGAAAACACTACAAGATGTTGACACAACAGGTGATAACCCAAAGCTCACATTCCAAGTCCAAAAATGGTGGTAA
- a CDS encoding FumA C-terminus/TtdB family hydratase beta subunit — MREIDLCMLKAGEPFYYSGTLIVMRDAAHKKIIEFENQTGNLPLPLNGRIIFYAGPTFSNEKMVIGPTTSKRMDKFLEYTLSKGVIATIGKGERTPEAVEIIKKYRAPYLIAPSGCAAYLSEKILGWKIVAFEELGPEAIYEITVEDFPLIVAIDCNGNTFNQNR, encoded by the coding sequence ATGCGTGAAATAGATTTGTGCATGTTGAAAGCTGGAGAACCTTTCTACTATTCGGGCACACTTATTGTTATGCGGGATGCAGCGCACAAGAAAATTATAGAATTTGAGAACCAAACGGGAAATCTGCCCCTACCTCTCAACGGCAGAATTATATTCTACGCAGGTCCAACGTTTTCGAACGAAAAGATGGTCATAGGTCCGACGACTTCAAAGAGAATGGATAAATTCTTGGAATACACACTTTCAAAAGGTGTCATAGCAACCATCGGAAAGGGCGAAAGAACACCCGAAGCAGTAGAGATTATAAAAAAATACAGAGCACCGTATCTCATTGCTCCAAGTGGCTGTGCCGCGTACCTGTCGGAAAAGATATTGGGATGGAAAATCGTGGCGTTCGAAGAACTTGGACCAGAAGCAATTTATGAAATCACCGTCGAAGACTTTCCACTAATTGTAGCGATTGATTGCAACGGCAACACGTTCAATCAAAATCGATAG
- a CDS encoding methionine synthase: MKIFIPEKYQYMPPKKIFLARAGAVYSKILNDETLMEVANRIYLRGLDIARPVVYWEVFKKHQLPENAVPGIYKTYETFLICVSTLGAEIDEEIERLSHISTLEAALLDAWGSEALEKLNDSFEETFKKQNNSKLTMRFSPGYGDLHISVNKIYVELLGIADKVRVLDTGLMIPRKTTACIVGIGE, encoded by the coding sequence TTGAAAATATTCATTCCAGAAAAATACCAGTACATGCCACCCAAGAAAATCTTCCTTGCACGAGCAGGGGCGGTTTATTCGAAGATTCTGAACGATGAAACTTTGATGGAAGTTGCCAACAGGATATACCTGAGAGGGCTTGATATTGCAAGACCGGTGGTGTATTGGGAGGTTTTCAAAAAACACCAGCTTCCAGAAAATGCAGTGCCGGGGATTTACAAAACTTACGAAACTTTTCTCATCTGCGTTTCCACGCTTGGTGCGGAAATCGACGAAGAGATCGAAAGACTTTCGCATATTTCCACACTTGAAGCAGCGCTCCTTGATGCATGGGGCTCGGAAGCGTTAGAAAAGCTCAACGACAGCTTTGAAGAAACCTTCAAAAAGCAAAACAACAGCAAGCTTACGATGAGATTTTCTCCTGGATACGGTGATTTACACATCAGTGTGAATAAAATCTACGTTGAACTGCTGGGCATAGCTGATAAAGTAAGAGTGCTCGATACTGGGTTGATGATTCCAAGGAAGACGACGGCGTGTATAGTGGGGATTGGTGAGTGA
- a CDS encoding MATE family efflux transporter codes for MSSTVKDILKIAIPVSVENLIANTGTFILTVFLSRMGEKQVTVNGIANQGSFLVILFLFGLNTGGAIFVSQYWGKKDREGIKRTSTLMIYSSLIIALGFFVLTFFFPEMFSSIFTKDKEVIAASVPFLKVISISYFGFALEIAFRTLLRGIELAIIPMESYVFGTALQIFLAYNLIHGLLGFPRLGLLGIAIATTVARFFIPVYQIIRASFLRVPYSFAFSHIDRNFVKKFFEFATPTTLNEISWSLGMTVYGIIFGRMGVSVYAARNILSSFENYVWTITFGLVIAASVMVGKMIGRLEYERVHKFSAKMLVTNSVTGLVSAVIIIVIYYSLLPTFKIDLATKRMLTATMWVMLVGAPIKSFNGAGIVGILRAGGDAKFAFLLETFTLWAIGIPLTLVGAFVLKLSLPWVYFLTLSDEIVKAIIVLLRIRGKKWIKNVTIEGKEGTESDIGLTIPEEHL; via the coding sequence ATGAGTAGCACTGTCAAAGACATTCTCAAAATAGCGATACCCGTTTCGGTAGAAAACCTGATAGCTAATACCGGTACTTTCATACTCACTGTTTTTCTCTCCAGAATGGGAGAAAAGCAAGTTACAGTGAACGGAATTGCTAATCAAGGGTCTTTTCTCGTCATTCTTTTTCTTTTCGGTTTGAACACAGGTGGAGCTATCTTTGTCTCGCAGTATTGGGGTAAAAAGGACAGAGAAGGAATTAAGCGCACATCAACTTTGATGATTTACTCATCTTTAATAATCGCACTTGGCTTTTTTGTTCTCACTTTCTTCTTTCCAGAAATGTTCTCTTCAATATTTACTAAAGACAAAGAGGTTATAGCAGCTTCTGTACCTTTTCTCAAGGTTATCTCGATTTCGTATTTTGGTTTTGCCTTGGAAATTGCGTTCAGAACACTTCTACGTGGCATAGAACTTGCTATTATTCCTATGGAATCCTACGTTTTCGGTACAGCTTTGCAAATTTTTCTTGCCTATAATCTCATTCACGGATTGTTAGGCTTCCCAAGACTTGGACTGCTTGGAATAGCGATTGCTACTACGGTTGCAAGGTTTTTCATCCCGGTATATCAAATAATACGCGCATCTTTCTTGAGGGTTCCTTACAGCTTTGCATTCTCGCACATCGATAGAAATTTTGTGAAGAAATTCTTCGAATTTGCGACACCTACGACACTCAACGAAATCTCGTGGTCCTTGGGGATGACCGTATACGGCATCATCTTTGGCCGCATGGGAGTCAGCGTGTACGCCGCAAGGAACATTCTATCTTCTTTCGAGAACTACGTCTGGACAATCACATTTGGTTTGGTCATAGCTGCCTCTGTCATGGTGGGAAAGATGATAGGTAGATTGGAGTACGAAAGAGTTCACAAGTTCAGTGCAAAGATGTTGGTCACAAATTCGGTAACCGGCTTAGTATCAGCAGTAATAATTATCGTTATTTATTATTCGTTGCTCCCGACTTTTAAGATAGACCTTGCAACAAAAAGAATGCTCACAGCTACCATGTGGGTCATGCTCGTCGGTGCGCCTATAAAATCATTCAACGGTGCTGGTATTGTCGGAATCTTGCGTGCCGGGGGCGATGCGAAATTCGCGTTCCTTCTTGAAACATTCACACTCTGGGCTATTGGTATACCGCTTACCTTAGTTGGAGCATTTGTATTGAAATTATCGCTTCCATGGGTCTATTTCCTAACCCTGTCCGATGAAATTGTAAAGGCTATAATTGTTCTGCTAAGAATAAGAGGAAAAAAGTGGATAAAGAATGTGACCATAGAAGGCAAAGAAGGCACAGAAAGTGATATTGGGCTAACTATCCCTGAAGAGCATCTATAA
- a CDS encoding SDR family NAD(P)-dependent oxidoreductase — protein MAKKYDLRIYRWALVTGASSGIGKEFAYQLAKKGLNLILIGRSMPALTSVADEIHKISSSSVVILQADLTKDLDMIFDNTSRFNIDLLVNNAGFGLYGDFFNNSLDDYIRMIDLNISALTKLTHYYGAEMAKRKSGGIINIASVAGFFPIPHLAVYSATKAYVYSLSMSLWAELQDKNVNVLCVAAGPTETRFFERARMETKGKLMKPEHVVAGALKAFENGNPLYVPGFGNKLTYYFVRKFFGDKFIANFLAKYF, from the coding sequence ATGGCAAAAAAATACGACTTACGAATATATCGATGGGCACTCGTGACTGGGGCTTCTTCCGGAATCGGTAAAGAATTCGCTTACCAGCTTGCCAAAAAGGGGCTTAATTTAATACTGATAGGAAGGAGTATGCCCGCATTAACAAGTGTAGCAGATGAGATACATAAGATATCCAGTTCAAGCGTTGTCATATTACAGGCAGACTTAACCAAGGATTTGGATATGATATTCGATAACACTTCAAGATTTAACATCGACCTACTTGTAAACAACGCAGGTTTTGGACTTTACGGAGACTTCTTTAACAACTCTTTGGACGACTACATTAGAATGATTGATTTGAATATCTCTGCACTGACGAAGCTTACGCATTATTACGGTGCGGAGATGGCTAAAAGAAAAAGCGGCGGGATTATAAATATCGCATCAGTTGCAGGATTTTTCCCAATTCCACATTTAGCCGTTTACTCCGCGACGAAGGCATATGTTTACAGCTTGTCAATGAGCTTATGGGCGGAGTTGCAGGACAAGAACGTCAACGTGCTTTGTGTTGCAGCCGGTCCCACAGAGACAAGGTTTTTCGAAAGAGCACGGATGGAGACAAAAGGGAAATTAATGAAGCCCGAGCATGTTGTTGCAGGTGCACTAAAAGCATTTGAAAATGGTAATCCACTATACGTGCCCGGTTTTGGGAATAAGCTGACTTACTATTTCGTTAGAAAGTTCTTTGGTGACAAGTTCATTGCAAACTTTTTGGCTAAGTATTTTTAG
- a CDS encoding type II secretion system protein, protein MKNLKTLSSLKNSKSGFTMVELLVAIAIIALLIVVAVYLTPARSVVSNTKAVQVAQNFVNLKKAVEAYFQTEDNALSNVQELADKKYISHVPNGFSIIVDGSDELGSYKVQIMYLKDDVNFEKVKGMLPDVEEGTSNGTRSIVYTFNVRK, encoded by the coding sequence ATGAAAAACCTAAAAACTCTTAGCAGTTTGAAAAATTCAAAATCAGGCTTTACAATGGTAGAACTTCTTGTAGCGATTGCTATAATAGCCCTTCTTATCGTCGTTGCGGTATACCTAACTCCCGCTCGTTCAGTTGTGTCCAATACCAAAGCTGTCCAAGTTGCCCAAAACTTTGTAAACTTAAAGAAGGCTGTTGAGGCGTATTTCCAAACCGAGGATAATGCCCTCTCAAACGTTCAAGAACTTGCCGATAAAAAGTACATATCCCATGTTCCTAATGGGTTTTCAATCATTGTCGACGGCTCTGATGAATTGGGCAGTTACAAAGTTCAAATTATGTATTTGAAAGACGATGTCAACTTTGAGAAAGTAAAAGGCATGTTGCCAGATGTTGAGGAAGGTACTTCAAATGGAACAAGGTCAATAGTTTACACGTTCAACGTTCGAAAGTAA
- the tsf gene encoding translation elongation factor Ts, producing the protein MQISAQMVKELRERTGAGMMDCKAALEEANGDMEKAIEILRKKGLAKAAKKAGRETKEGLIISYIHHNGKIGVLLELNCETDFVARTDEFKELGNKIAMHIAAMAPRWVKREDVPADVIEKEKEIYREQLKDSGKPAQVIEKIIEGKLESFYQDNCLLEQKYALDQTITINDMIQQAIAKIGENIQVSRFVRMQVGE; encoded by the coding sequence ATGCAAATTAGCGCTCAGATGGTTAAAGAACTTCGCGAAAGAACAGGCGCAGGTATGATGGATTGTAAAGCCGCACTTGAAGAAGCCAACGGCGATATGGAAAAGGCTATTGAGATACTCAGAAAAAAGGGTCTTGCAAAAGCTGCAAAGAAAGCGGGAAGAGAAACAAAAGAAGGTCTCATCATTTCTTACATTCACCACAACGGTAAAATTGGAGTCCTTCTTGAACTCAACTGTGAAACAGACTTTGTTGCCAGAACAGATGAATTCAAAGAACTTGGAAACAAAATCGCAATGCACATCGCAGCTATGGCACCAAGATGGGTCAAAAGAGAAGACGTTCCAGCAGACGTAATTGAAAAAGAAAAAGAAATATATAGAGAACAGCTCAAAGACTCTGGTAAACCTGCTCAAGTTATTGAAAAGATAATCGAAGGAAAACTCGAAAGCTTCTACCAGGACAACTGCTTACTCGAACAGAAATACGCACTTGATCAGACAATAACAATCAACGACATGATCCAGCAAGCAATCGCAAAGATAGGAGAAAACATCCAAGTCTCAAGATTTGTTAGAATGCAGGTAGGAGAATAA
- a CDS encoding PHP domain-containing protein, translating to MSAKKTIIADYHIHSRFSPDSESEIEDIIETASEKGIRYIIITDHYELADQHANTLNIDLYRNVMEKYSLPVGVELGWDGIKELNIDTKKFDYVLLSHHYVEEPITQQSYKNYLVRLLDIMQRFDEYHALAHLDFPRRYHRTREPFSVELYDLITEILKLVIKNGKMLEVNTATIELYGEPHPSMEILKLYKSLGGRNITIGSDAHSLEQIGRGIERGIEILKELGYNNILVFDAEWREVRI from the coding sequence GTGAGCGCGAAGAAGACAATCATCGCTGACTATCATATACACAGCCGTTTCTCCCCAGATTCTGAGTCGGAGATAGAAGATATAATCGAAACTGCATCTGAAAAAGGCATAAGGTACATCATCATCACGGACCATTACGAACTTGCCGATCAACATGCTAACACGCTAAATATCGATCTCTACCGAAACGTAATGGAGAAATACTCCCTTCCAGTTGGAGTAGAGCTGGGTTGGGATGGAATCAAAGAACTGAACATAGATACCAAAAAGTTCGATTACGTCTTGCTTTCACACCACTATGTAGAAGAACCGATAACTCAACAGAGCTATAAAAACTACTTAGTTAGACTTCTTGACATTATGCAGCGCTTTGACGAATACCATGCACTTGCGCATCTTGATTTTCCAAGAAGATACCACAGAACAAGGGAACCATTCTCGGTAGAGCTCTACGACCTAATAACCGAAATTCTGAAGCTGGTTATAAAGAACGGGAAGATGCTTGAAGTCAACACTGCTACAATAGAACTCTACGGTGAACCGCATCCTTCAATGGAAATACTAAAGCTATACAAATCACTTGGAGGGCGAAACATAACCATCGGTTCCGATGCGCACTCACTTGAGCAGATTGGCAGAGGCATCGAGAGAGGTATTGAAATACTCAAGGAATTAGGTTACAATAATATCTTAGTGTTCGACGCTGAATGGCGAGAAGTAAGAATTTAA
- a CDS encoding flavodoxin family protein yields the protein MKSIVIYYSLEGHTKLVAQLLAKELKAEVLELKLAKPFPTRGFSKFFWCGKSAVFNEKPELKTKIPSLKDYNIIVIGTPVWAGKCASPINSLLVSITKDQQIKGKKIAVLVTNGGGSISKCVKQIQKTLTGNEFLEPLHFVNPSKDKEEEIVKKIRDWVQAINN from the coding sequence ATGAAAAGCATCGTTATCTATTACTCTCTTGAAGGACACACGAAGTTGGTTGCGCAGCTTTTAGCAAAGGAGTTGAAAGCAGAGGTACTTGAGTTGAAATTGGCCAAGCCATTTCCAACAAGAGGTTTCAGCAAGTTCTTCTGGTGCGGGAAATCCGCCGTGTTCAACGAAAAACCCGAGTTGAAAACCAAGATTCCTTCTCTGAAAGACTACAACATCATTGTCATAGGAACACCTGTGTGGGCTGGAAAGTGTGCATCACCAATTAATTCACTTTTGGTAAGTATAACCAAAGACCAACAAATCAAGGGCAAGAAAATAGCCGTATTGGTCACCAACGGTGGTGGGTCAATAAGTAAGTGCGTCAAGCAGATTCAAAAGACACTTACGGGCAACGAGTTCTTAGAACCCCTTCATTTTGTTAACCCTTCGAAAGATAAAGAAGAGGAAATTGTCAAGAAGATAAGAGATTGGGTTCAAGCAATAAATAACTGA
- a CDS encoding YkgJ family cysteine cluster protein — MNKPVGVENPEICKVCGGKCCKTYPGLATPEDFGAPDIEKLRENIFKALSSGRWTVDWVNQDEGLYFVRPAVKGFEGSVFDHRYSGECTFLTPNGCELAFENRPESCRMLVPKIDERCDPQGYTRAVVSQRWKEYYEILMDVAIEVESVSF; from the coding sequence ATGAATAAGCCCGTAGGTGTTGAAAACCCCGAAATTTGCAAAGTCTGTGGTGGGAAGTGTTGTAAAACCTACCCGGGGCTTGCTACACCCGAAGATTTTGGAGCACCGGACATTGAGAAATTAAGAGAAAACATATTTAAAGCCCTGTCATCAGGTAGGTGGACGGTTGACTGGGTGAATCAAGACGAGGGGCTGTATTTCGTTAGGCCTGCTGTAAAAGGATTTGAAGGTAGTGTGTTCGACCACAGGTATTCTGGAGAATGTACTTTTCTAACACCGAATGGTTGTGAGCTTGCTTTTGAAAATCGTCCTGAAAGTTGCAGGATGCTTGTGCCAAAGATCGATGAAAGGTGCGATCCGCAGGGTTATACACGGGCCGTTGTGTCGCAGCGCTGGAAGGAATACTACGAAATTCTTATGGATGTGGCTATCGAAGTGGAAAGTGTCAGTTTCTGA
- a CDS encoding CTP synthase: MPEKYIVVTGGVLSGIGKGIFSASLARLLKEVGVDINVLKIDPYLNVDAGTMNPNQHGEVFVTDDGYEADLDLGHYERFLGVSMSRRNNITAGQIYSTIIQREREGKYLGSTVQVVPHVTSEIKERITSMPGKVLSIEIGGTVGDIEGEVFLEAVRELAFEKNRNDFLFIHVTYVPYLRVTNEFKTKPTQQSVQLLRKIGIQPDVIVVRSEMPIDSQSLYKIALFSGVPRDMVINLPDVGNVYQIPETLYEAQVHKLVANRLNIEIQDKPLNWTYPKSFKPYRIALVGKYLGTDDAYKSIIESIFLSGVQKPVVIDAQELEELDDDGVAQKLSSFDALIIPGGFGRRGIEGKVKAIKYARENKKPILGICLGMQLMVIEFARNVFNLKGANSTEFDVETPYPVVNMMEEQKKIMNLGGTMRLGAQKMQVLKGTKLYNIYGLEEVYERHRHRYEADTINFGYMYKLPGEEGYKLTISGRSEFLEAIELDDHPFFVGIQYHPEYKSKVGSPHPLFTALIKAIEEVSR; encoded by the coding sequence ATGCCTGAAAAGTATATAGTGGTAACAGGCGGTGTTCTAAGCGGAATAGGCAAAGGGATATTCTCAGCATCGCTTGCAAGGTTGCTGAAGGAAGTCGGAGTAGATATAAACGTTTTGAAGATCGACCCGTATCTGAATGTGGATGCAGGTACGATGAACCCAAATCAGCACGGGGAAGTCTTTGTTACCGACGACGGTTACGAAGCTGACCTCGACCTTGGCCACTACGAAAGATTCCTCGGTGTCAGCATGTCCAGAAGGAACAATATCACAGCAGGGCAGATCTATTCGACAATAATACAACGCGAACGCGAAGGAAAGTACCTCGGCTCTACTGTCCAAGTTGTTCCACACGTGACGTCTGAGATAAAGGAAAGAATCACCTCCATGCCAGGAAAGGTCCTATCGATCGAAATTGGTGGGACCGTCGGTGACATTGAGGGTGAAGTCTTCCTTGAAGCTGTAAGGGAACTTGCGTTTGAGAAGAACAGAAACGATTTCCTATTTATCCACGTTACATACGTACCCTACCTCAGGGTTACCAATGAGTTCAAGACAAAGCCAACTCAACAGTCTGTTCAATTGCTTAGGAAGATAGGTATCCAACCTGATGTTATCGTTGTTAGAAGTGAAATGCCGATAGACTCCCAAAGCCTATACAAAATTGCGCTCTTCAGCGGAGTTCCAAGGGACATGGTCATTAATCTGCCGGATGTTGGCAACGTTTACCAAATTCCAGAAACACTCTATGAAGCACAAGTGCACAAGCTTGTTGCCAACAGATTGAACATCGAAATTCAAGACAAACCACTGAACTGGACTTATCCAAAGTCTTTCAAACCTTACAGAATAGCACTCGTTGGTAAATACCTTGGAACCGACGATGCTTACAAAAGTATCATTGAATCGATCTTCCTTTCCGGCGTTCAAAAACCAGTTGTGATAGATGCGCAGGAACTTGAGGAATTGGACGATGACGGCGTTGCGCAAAAGCTCTCCAGCTTCGACGCACTGATTATCCCTGGTGGATTTGGCAGGCGCGGAATAGAAGGGAAGGTAAAGGCTATCAAGTACGCAAGGGAAAATAAAAAGCCAATTTTGGGAATCTGCCTTGGAATGCAGCTGATGGTGATAGAATTTGCAAGAAATGTCTTCAACTTGAAAGGTGCAAACTCAACGGAATTCGATGTTGAAACACCTTATCCGGTTGTCAACATGATGGAAGAACAAAAGAAGATTATGAACCTCGGTGGTACTATGCGTCTTGGTGCGCAGAAAATGCAGGTCCTTAAAGGAACGAAGCTCTACAACATCTACGGACTGGAAGAAGTTTACGAAAGGCACAGGCACCGATACGAAGCAGACACGATCAATTTTGGCTACATGTACAAACTACCAGGAGAAGAAGGTTACAAGCTGACGATATCTGGAAGGTCCGAATTCCTTGAAGCGATTGAGCTCGATGACCATCCGTTTTTCGTAGGTATTCAGTACCATCCGGAGTACAAGTCAAAAGTGGGGTCACCGCATCCGCTTTTCACAGCATTAATTAAAGCGATAGAGGAGGTTAGTAGGTGA
- a CDS encoding TM0106 family RecB-like putative nuclease, giving the protein MVISSKDVKTIYFCPRKAKFEIRSRKQTSGLQSSGTNFQTDAFGCTLVADVDEVVSEKPLIVKVSKTGKKLAEYHMLESAFVGYVIESCGKHLESIIVESPYYSVTVNWKPYVSKMLSMIGTFCETDDFRVVKTHLCRTCQYSAECFREIVNTESLTFLHGVKEKTLEKLKSYGIRTLKDVINMSPIIEELIGKEKTKRLVFQAQSILNNKPILIKPLPKISEGLYLDIESYTPISFDYLFGILDNGLYVPFLAPDPNHEEDTFKKVIEYISKSGNPVYHFHNYEVNRFKKLARRYNIELPKSFFSRFIDVYKLYVDYVALPVPSYSLKSIARYFGFNWRTQLNGQLVVHSYAEYLATGDERILQEILVYNEDDVRATEFILKKLKEIF; this is encoded by the coding sequence ATGGTAATTTCGAGTAAGGATGTAAAGACCATATACTTTTGCCCAAGAAAGGCGAAGTTCGAAATAAGAAGTAGAAAGCAGACATCTGGTTTACAGTCAAGCGGCACGAACTTTCAGACGGATGCATTCGGTTGCACGCTTGTCGCAGATGTGGACGAAGTTGTTTCGGAAAAGCCGCTTATCGTGAAAGTATCAAAGACCGGCAAGAAGTTAGCAGAATACCACATGCTGGAAAGTGCGTTTGTAGGGTACGTCATAGAAAGCTGCGGGAAGCATTTAGAATCAATAATAGTCGAAAGTCCATATTACAGCGTGACCGTTAATTGGAAACCATATGTCAGTAAGATGCTCTCGATGATAGGAACTTTTTGCGAAACAGACGATTTCAGGGTAGTGAAAACACACTTGTGTCGCACATGTCAGTATTCGGCAGAATGCTTTAGAGAAATAGTGAACACAGAAAGCCTAACCTTCCTTCACGGTGTTAAGGAAAAGACTTTGGAAAAATTGAAATCGTATGGAATCAGGACTTTGAAGGATGTAATCAACATGAGCCCAATTATTGAAGAACTCATCGGTAAAGAGAAAACCAAGCGACTTGTCTTCCAAGCGCAGAGCATTTTGAACAATAAGCCAATACTCATAAAACCGCTCCCTAAGATTTCAGAGGGGCTGTATCTTGATATTGAAAGTTATACTCCCATAAGCTTCGATTACCTTTTCGGGATCTTGGACAACGGTTTGTATGTACCATTCTTAGCCCCAGACCCAAATCATGAAGAGGACACGTTTAAGAAAGTGATAGAATATATCTCTAAGAGTGGCAATCCCGTATACCATTTCCATAACTACGAAGTAAATCGATTCAAGAAGTTAGCTCGAAGGTACAACATAGAACTTCCCAAAAGTTTCTTCAGTCGGTTTATCGATGTTTACAAACTGTACGTTGACTACGTAGCTTTGCCAGTCCCATCGTATTCGTTGAAGAGCATTGCACGATACTTTGGCTTTAATTGGCGCACTCAATTAAACGGTCAGCTTGTAGTACATTCCTATGCTGAGTATTTGGCCACAGGTGATGAAAGAATACTGCAAGAAATACTCGTGTACAACGAGGACGATGTGCGAGCAACGGAATTTATATTGAAAAAACTGAAAGAAATTTTCTAA
- a CDS encoding fumarate hydratase encodes MRLVSNQQIYEKVCEKLVEMNTRLNPDMRKVFENYSGPFADEIRQNIKIAAEKKLPLCQDTGMVEFFVFRPYDLLLEEPLQLTLSKAVKDTYEKNGYRKSTVLDPLYSRRNNLDNLPAVIHEFEVEDSNELEIWMLAKGGGSENLTALYMMSPSSSEDEVIAVVTQHIQKNGPNACPPINVGIGIGGTADMAVLLSRLALFTGEEYTPRIGYIETYDKLADKLHNLLNKLHIGVQALGVGPTCNAVKVYAYPTHIATLPLAISVDCYLSRTGRVIINA; translated from the coding sequence ATGCGACTGGTCTCAAATCAACAGATATACGAAAAGGTTTGCGAAAAACTTGTAGAGATGAATACAAGACTAAACCCAGACATGCGAAAGGTTTTTGAAAATTACTCCGGACCATTCGCTGATGAAATCAGGCAAAACATAAAAATTGCAGCGGAGAAAAAGCTTCCGCTATGCCAAGATACAGGGATGGTTGAGTTCTTCGTGTTCCGACCTTACGATTTGCTGCTCGAAGAACCGCTTCAACTAACTTTATCCAAAGCAGTTAAAGACACGTACGAAAAGAACGGCTATCGTAAAAGTACTGTTTTAGATCCGCTGTATTCAAGAAGGAACAACCTCGATAACTTACCAGCTGTAATCCACGAGTTCGAAGTTGAAGATTCAAATGAATTGGAAATTTGGATGCTAGCCAAAGGCGGGGGAAGTGAGAATTTAACCGCGCTCTACATGATGTCACCGTCTTCTTCAGAGGACGAAGTGATCGCCGTAGTGACTCAGCACATTCAAAAGAACGGACCGAACGCATGTCCACCAATTAACGTTGGGATAGGTATAGGTGGAACAGCCGACATGGCGGTCCTCTTATCGAGGCTGGCTCTATTCACAGGTGAGGAATACACGCCCAGAATCGGTTATATTGAAACATACGACAAACTTGCTGACAAACTTCATAACCTGCTCAACAAGCTCCACATCGGCGTTCAAGCGCTCGGTGTTGGACCTACCTGCAATGCGGTAAAGGTTTACGCATATCCGACTCACATAGCAACACTACCCCTTGCAATAAGTGTGGACTGCTACCTTTCACGCACAGGGAGAGTGATTATAAATGCGTGA